A stretch of Syntrophus gentianae DNA encodes these proteins:
- a CDS encoding DotU family type IV/VI secretion system protein, which yields MKNKPWEAIHEIYTRMEKLCGRSLYLPEESLYAVREEQLESEERQPEAGYLYSIDDVVRIRAELRNQLDFLRAALAEQYSERDTYMVLFAIVAQIDELIQTNLLRTMNTSWPLLQKELFQIEDAGEVFFEILDDILPKPQTPTFVYEVYFFCIRYGFRGRYESNPVKITEYLKKLQAKLKQEEVELPLAEADERVKFKKFHSPYWNYLIMAGVLLAAYVFFVILGKFH from the coding sequence ATGAAAAACAAACCATGGGAAGCCATACATGAGATCTACACCAGAATGGAAAAGCTCTGTGGGAGAAGCCTCTATCTTCCTGAAGAGTCCCTTTACGCCGTCCGGGAAGAACAGCTGGAAAGCGAAGAGAGACAGCCGGAGGCCGGATACCTTTACAGCATTGACGATGTTGTGCGCATCCGGGCGGAGCTGAGGAATCAGCTGGACTTTCTCCGGGCTGCACTGGCCGAGCAGTATTCCGAGAGGGATACGTACATGGTCCTTTTTGCCATTGTGGCTCAGATCGATGAGCTGATCCAGACAAACCTGCTGCGGACCATGAATACCAGTTGGCCCCTTCTTCAAAAGGAGCTTTTTCAAATCGAAGACGCCGGAGAGGTTTTTTTCGAGATCCTCGATGACATTCTGCCGAAGCCTCAGACGCCCACTTTTGTTTATGAAGTCTATTTTTTCTGCATACGTTACGGATTTCGCGGGCGTTATGAGAGCAATCCCGTCAAGATAACGGAATATCTGAAGAAACTGCAGGCAAAGCTTAAGCAGGAAGAGGTCGAACTCCCTTTGGCGGAAGCCGATGAGAGGGTTAAATTCAAGAAGTTCCATTCACCCTATTGGAATTACCTGATCATGGCCGGCGTGCTTCTGGCTGCCTATGTCTTTTTTGTGATTCTGGGTAAATTTCACTGA
- a CDS encoding type VI secretion system baseplate subunit TssG yields the protein MNNLEKEVSGRIHEFDVMSLLRLLKTLNYSSEEIRFRSHNSICSQSGLIHDILFNQEPVREAVITLNMGLLGVQSPLPSYFRKKMEGEETGRGSLADFIAYFDHKLIRDYLCNIYPEINHFFFPHWELTKRRYLHILNLKSISTLHWLFQKVFPEIGVQVENAVLSSDVQTQPVRLGKTALGHDAIFGHKTSIPINGLRITLYSEEEMTDTQVPWPREIKNRLSSLVFPVLQPVGIDLEILLVLKSQKRWVRLHAETYLGYDRIQSDEETYRRVRIFRGHVGEFFRAAGEGTVAGESG from the coding sequence ATGAATAATCTGGAAAAAGAAGTATCGGGAAGAATCCATGAATTCGATGTCATGTCTCTTTTGCGACTTCTGAAGACCTTGAATTATTCGTCGGAAGAAATCCGGTTTCGGAGTCACAACAGCATCTGTTCGCAATCCGGCCTGATCCATGACATCCTGTTCAATCAGGAGCCCGTTCGCGAGGCAGTCATTACGCTGAACATGGGCCTGCTGGGTGTTCAGTCTCCTCTCCCCTCCTACTTCAGGAAAAAAATGGAAGGCGAAGAAACGGGAAGAGGATCCCTTGCCGACTTTATCGCCTATTTCGATCACAAACTGATCCGCGATTATCTCTGCAACATTTATCCGGAAATAAACCATTTCTTTTTTCCTCACTGGGAATTGACCAAGCGGCGCTACCTTCACATCCTTAACCTCAAATCCATCAGTACGCTGCATTGGCTTTTTCAGAAGGTTTTCCCTGAGATCGGCGTTCAGGTGGAGAATGCCGTGCTCAGCAGCGATGTGCAAACACAGCCGGTCCGGCTGGGAAAAACAGCCCTTGGCCATGATGCGATTTTCGGCCACAAGACCAGCATTCCGATTAACGGCCTGAGGATTACCCTGTACAGTGAGGAAGAGATGACCGATACCCAGGTGCCTTGGCCGAGAGAAATAAAAAATCGGCTCTCCAGCCTGGTCTTTCCCGTTCTGCAGCCGGTCGGCATTGATCTGGAAATTCTTCTTGTTCTGAAATCCCAGAAAAGGTGGGTGCGGCTCCATGCGGAAACCTATCTGGGCTATGACAGGATTCAAAGCGACGAGGAAACCTATCGACGGGTCCGCATCTTTCGAGGGCATGTCGGCGAATTCTTCAGAGCCGCCGGTGAAGGGACCGTTGCGGGAGAGTCAGGATAA
- a CDS encoding type VI secretion system protein IglI family protein translates to MNIELIQGTLEVSESPGMETTDPRFSDIATLVQEGNYEEAATLAEAILAEKIYDIRIIGYFFYGHFIEGGVAALAEISLSLADLLSENLEALGPVRNRGKHLQTSLNWLTKQIFRTLQYEEEKKSDLYEEWVSGVSSDQVQEALDAGDSLRRILGPVLEDAATPILEGLTKITDWLKAFQRLVYRESEAEPAEETGFEVEEETAAQDRMEQELRRKEKRRFHPSGPEAGEETAGLEGSYHLKMLIKKLEAFDDLIAEKKFSSAAIVADDINAIIANFDPRIYFPKLFLNFALNSAGHINDLAAFAEYRETVAWQAMQELYKVDLESFVRFNPEPPDMGVSSASGEYGGMTGYDQDSEDDY, encoded by the coding sequence ATGAACATCGAACTGATCCAGGGAACGCTCGAAGTGAGCGAGAGCCCCGGCATGGAAACCACCGATCCGCGCTTCAGCGATATCGCCACCCTGGTGCAGGAGGGAAACTACGAAGAAGCGGCAACTCTGGCAGAGGCGATTTTAGCTGAAAAGATCTATGACATCCGCATTATCGGTTACTTCTTCTATGGCCATTTCATCGAAGGGGGCGTTGCGGCCCTTGCGGAAATCTCTTTGTCCCTGGCAGACCTCCTTAGTGAGAATCTGGAAGCTTTAGGGCCGGTAAGAAACCGGGGAAAGCATCTCCAGACCTCTTTGAACTGGCTCACCAAGCAGATTTTCCGGACATTGCAGTATGAGGAGGAAAAAAAGAGCGATCTTTATGAAGAATGGGTTTCCGGAGTGTCCAGCGATCAGGTGCAGGAGGCTCTGGATGCCGGGGACAGCCTGCGGCGCATCCTGGGTCCTGTGCTGGAAGATGCAGCCACTCCCATTCTTGAAGGTCTGACAAAGATCACCGATTGGCTGAAGGCATTCCAACGCCTTGTCTATCGCGAATCAGAGGCGGAACCGGCGGAAGAAACAGGCTTCGAAGTTGAGGAAGAAACAGCGGCCCAGGACCGTATGGAACAGGAATTGCGGCGGAAGGAGAAGAGGCGGTTCCACCCGTCCGGTCCGGAGGCGGGGGAAGAGACCGCCGGTTTGGAAGGATCTTATCATCTGAAGATGCTCATCAAGAAACTGGAAGCCTTCGACGACCTGATCGCCGAGAAAAAATTTTCCAGTGCGGCCATTGTCGCCGATGACATCAACGCCATCATCGCCAACTTTGATCCCAGGATCTATTTCCCGAAACTGTTCCTCAACTTTGCCCTCAATTCCGCGGGCCATATCAACGATCTGGCAGCCTTTGCCGAATACAGGGAAACCGTGGCCTGGCAAGCCATGCAGGAGCTGTATAAGGTCGATCTGGAAAGCTTTGTGCGCTTTAATCCGGAACCCCCCGATATGGGGGTGTCCTCTGCGTCCGGGGAATATGGCGGAATGACCGGCTATGATCAGGACTCCGAAGACGATTATTAG
- a CDS encoding methyltransferase domain-containing protein: MSDGHDRRINPIKRLHFEKLSPLCPVCRTAGRESPLKIGAVLKEGKDTITEGVLVCSNSSCLSEYPVLDGIPILVANLRTYIAQNFLPILCRDDLSETMESLLGDCFGPGSAFDSQRQYLSTYAFDHYGDLDPEEPAPSSAPPGSVLNLLREGLQVAGHAQRGPVIDIGCAVGRTSFELGKALDEIVLGIDLNFGMLKTAAAILEKGCLSYPRRRGGIAFERRRFPVSFDKAEKVDFWVCDATALPFAEGTFSAGVSLNVLDCVWSPYDYLREISRILMPGGNAVLSTPYDWTANATPVEAWLGGHSQRSEHKGSSPDVLRSLLSGGLHPHAVEALELISEKDVPWTLRLHDRSIMEYLVHLMVIRKKHGE; the protein is encoded by the coding sequence ATGTCCGACGGTCATGATAGGAGGATAAATCCCATCAAACGGCTTCATTTTGAAAAACTCAGCCCCCTCTGTCCGGTATGCAGAACGGCAGGCCGCGAATCCCCGCTGAAGATCGGAGCCGTTCTCAAAGAGGGCAAAGACACCATAACAGAAGGGGTTCTCGTCTGTTCCAACTCTTCCTGCCTCAGTGAATATCCGGTGCTTGACGGCATCCCCATCCTTGTTGCCAACCTGAGGACCTACATTGCCCAGAATTTTCTGCCGATTCTCTGCCGGGACGATCTGAGCGAAACGATGGAAAGCCTCCTGGGGGACTGCTTCGGCCCGGGATCGGCCTTCGATTCTCAACGCCAGTATCTCAGCACTTACGCCTTTGACCACTACGGCGATCTGGATCCCGAAGAACCGGCGCCTTCTTCCGCTCCGCCGGGGTCGGTGCTCAACCTGTTGAGAGAGGGCCTCCAGGTCGCCGGACACGCACAAAGAGGTCCCGTCATCGATATCGGCTGCGCCGTCGGGCGCACGAGCTTCGAACTCGGGAAAGCGCTCGATGAAATCGTTCTGGGCATCGATCTGAATTTCGGCATGCTGAAGACGGCCGCCGCGATTCTCGAAAAGGGATGCCTTTCCTATCCCCGCCGCCGGGGCGGCATCGCTTTCGAGCGCCGGCGGTTTCCTGTTTCCTTCGATAAGGCGGAGAAGGTCGATTTCTGGGTATGCGACGCGACCGCCCTTCCCTTTGCCGAGGGGACATTTTCCGCGGGGGTCAGCCTCAATGTATTGGACTGCGTCTGGTCGCCCTATGATTATCTAAGGGAAATCAGCAGGATTCTGATGCCCGGCGGCAATGCCGTCCTCTCAACCCCCTACGACTGGACCGCCAACGCCACTCCTGTGGAGGCCTGGCTGGGAGGTCACTCCCAGCGGTCGGAACATAAGGGATCAAGTCCGGACGTCCTGCGTTCCCTGTTGTCCGGCGGCCTGCATCCCCATGCGGTTGAGGCGTTGGAGCTCATCTCCGAAAAGGACGTCCCCTGGACCCTGAGACTTCACGACCGAAGTATCATGGAATACCTGGTTCATCTGATGGTTATCCGGAAAAAACACGGAGAATAG
- a CDS encoding PAAR domain-containing protein — protein MPPAARVGDMVLQDAPHCHAPIHPPAPVPTPVPHPALPLTIITGMFTVLIGKQPAARVTSTTTPCTLPGCVPGGPGTVVMGSATVMIGGLPAARVNDLTAHPACVAPIPSPTGKILPPGCPTVMIGG, from the coding sequence ATGCCGCCAGCCGCCCGTGTAGGGGACATGGTACTCCAGGATGCACCCCATTGCCACGCCCCCATTCATCCGCCGGCACCGGTTCCGACGCCTGTCCCTCACCCGGCGCTTCCGCTGACCATCATCACCGGCATGTTTACCGTGCTGATCGGAAAACAGCCTGCCGCGCGGGTGACAAGCACAACCACGCCCTGCACCCTTCCCGGCTGTGTGCCGGGAGGCCCCGGCACGGTCGTCATGGGATCGGCAACCGTCATGATCGGCGGCCTTCCCGCGGCCAGGGTCAATGACCTGACCGCTCATCCTGCCTGTGTCGCACCCATTCCCAGCCCTACGGGAAAAATCCTTCCGCCCGGATGTCCGACGGTCATGATAGGAGGATAA
- a CDS encoding B12-binding domain-containing radical SAM protein encodes MKILFLEIETDSTWTLPSIGAAFIASYVRKHGHEAAQFKVQPDCTTTEIIAAIENESPDLLGFSLTTRQYARAVSIAVELRKKLDLPIVAGGLHPTFSPLSVLDSGAFDFVCLGEGEEAVCSLFSHLGKGKDLHTAKIANIWVKGSQRPTMRPPLACQQIPFVARDLLKETHGVYHISTMRGCPFQCTYCAGGAINRLYGSGYLRRRPVGDVLEELRRIDRQSPISYVIFLDDTFTVNRGWLEDFCTSYGREFGRGFSINARPDTVTPELISLLAKAGCRHIVYGIESGSRRVREKILNRPGDNRQLIEVFRWTKEAGILATANYMIGIPGETPDDIESTLALNEALDPDDFGHFVFHPYPGTPLFKLCRQKGYLPENHEELPADNRRSILILPDLPQDAIRHYDQVFATVRENRYLQRYGSPLSEAQKAEAIKNLRGGRPAG; translated from the coding sequence ATGAAAATCCTGTTTTTGGAAATTGAGACCGATTCCACTTGGACCCTGCCTTCGATCGGGGCGGCTTTTATTGCCTCCTATGTCCGGAAGCATGGTCATGAGGCAGCCCAGTTCAAGGTTCAACCCGATTGCACCACTACCGAGATCATTGCGGCGATTGAAAATGAGTCGCCTGACCTTCTCGGTTTTTCTCTTACAACGAGACAGTATGCAAGGGCCGTTTCCATCGCCGTCGAACTTCGGAAAAAACTAGACCTTCCGATTGTCGCCGGTGGGCTCCATCCGACGTTTTCCCCTCTATCCGTGCTGGACTCTGGAGCCTTCGATTTTGTCTGCCTGGGAGAAGGAGAAGAAGCCGTCTGCAGCCTGTTTTCGCACTTGGGAAAGGGAAAAGACCTCCATACCGCAAAAATTGCCAATATCTGGGTAAAAGGTTCGCAGCGGCCGACAATGCGCCCGCCCCTGGCCTGCCAACAGATCCCTTTTGTGGCCCGGGACTTGCTGAAGGAAACCCACGGAGTTTACCATATCAGCACCATGCGGGGCTGTCCTTTCCAGTGCACGTACTGTGCCGGAGGCGCCATCAATCGTCTCTACGGCAGCGGTTACCTGAGGAGAAGACCGGTCGGCGATGTCCTGGAAGAACTGCGCCGGATCGACAGACAGTCCCCCATCAGTTATGTCATTTTCCTCGATGACACCTTCACGGTGAACAGGGGCTGGCTGGAAGACTTCTGTACGTCGTACGGGAGGGAATTCGGTCGAGGATTTTCCATCAACGCCCGGCCGGATACGGTCACACCCGAGCTGATAAGCCTTTTGGCAAAGGCCGGCTGCAGACATATCGTCTACGGAATTGAAAGCGGCAGTCGGCGTGTTCGGGAGAAGATCCTCAACAGGCCGGGCGACAATCGGCAGCTTATAGAAGTCTTCCGCTGGACGAAAGAAGCGGGCATCCTGGCAACGGCCAACTATATGATCGGAATCCCCGGAGAGACGCCGGACGATATCGAATCGACCCTGGCCCTGAACGAAGCGCTTGACCCGGATGACTTCGGCCATTTTGTCTTCCATCCCTACCCGGGGACCCCGCTGTTCAAGCTATGCCGGCAGAAAGGCTACCTGCCGGAAAATCACGAGGAGCTGCCTGCCGACAACCGGCGGTCGATCCTGATATTGCCGGACCTTCCCCAAGATGCCATTCGGCATTATGATCAAGTCTTCGCAACCGTTCGCGAGAACCGCTACCTGCAGCGATACGGCAGCCCTCTGAGTGAGGCACAAAAGGCCGAGGCGATCAAAAACCTCCGAGGCGGCAGGCCTGCCGGCTAG
- a CDS encoding PP2C family protein-serine/threonine phosphatase, producing MNEVREVVVALINSTAVISVVAYFLSRSRFYDDFLQKRITWKNRLLLILIFGLLSIYGTASGFKFMGAFANTRDLGPALAGLFAGPLAGIGAGLIGAVHRYFLGGFSCVSCALATIVAGLVGGLVFLWKKGEFIGVTGAVIVAVVIQILHAGLTLLIARPFEDALKIVEIFTLPMILANAIGMGISVSVVVNLVKQRAWEQEKNTIAGELNAAREIQMSMVPKMFPPFPDRPEFDLAAVLEPAKEVGGDFYDFFFVDHDRLAFLLGDVSGKGIPASLFMAVTKTLLKSAMSEKASVDQVLFKVNNALCEGNEMSMFATVFCGIVDTRTGIVEFSNAGHNPPVMLRRSGNLEFLSSMGSLPIAIFEDSPYTRETLTLEKGDAIIIYSDGVTEAMNKEQALFSEARLLSSLREVKGKQSDELLKKVLADVHGYAAGAPQSDDITILALQYRGPQDASIEAAAGTH from the coding sequence ATGAATGAAGTGAGGGAAGTGGTTGTGGCGCTGATTAACAGTACGGCCGTCATATCCGTCGTTGCTTATTTCTTGTCCAGGAGCCGCTTTTACGACGACTTCCTGCAGAAGAGGATCACCTGGAAAAACCGGCTTCTTCTCATCCTGATCTTCGGCCTCTTATCCATCTATGGCACCGCGAGCGGTTTCAAGTTTATGGGCGCCTTTGCCAATACAAGGGATCTCGGCCCCGCCCTGGCGGGCCTCTTCGCCGGTCCCCTTGCCGGAATCGGCGCGGGGCTCATCGGCGCCGTCCACCGGTATTTTCTGGGGGGGTTCTCCTGTGTCTCCTGCGCGCTGGCCACGATTGTCGCCGGCCTGGTCGGCGGATTGGTTTTCCTTTGGAAAAAAGGGGAATTTATCGGTGTGACCGGGGCGGTGATTGTGGCCGTTGTCATCCAGATCCTTCATGCGGGATTGACCCTTCTGATCGCGCGCCCCTTTGAAGATGCGTTGAAAATCGTGGAAATTTTCACCCTTCCCATGATTCTGGCAAATGCCATCGGGATGGGCATCTCCGTCTCTGTCGTTGTGAATCTGGTCAAGCAGCGTGCCTGGGAGCAGGAAAAAAACACGATTGCCGGTGAACTCAATGCTGCCCGGGAGATCCAGATGAGCATGGTCCCCAAGATGTTTCCTCCCTTTCCCGACAGGCCGGAATTTGACCTTGCCGCTGTCCTCGAACCTGCAAAGGAGGTGGGGGGGGATTTTTACGACTTTTTCTTTGTCGACCATGATCGTCTGGCCTTTCTGCTGGGGGATGTTTCCGGAAAGGGCATCCCGGCTTCGCTCTTCATGGCTGTTACGAAGACCCTGCTCAAGTCTGCAATGAGTGAAAAGGCAAGTGTCGACCAGGTCCTCTTCAAGGTAAACAATGCACTCTGTGAAGGAAATGAGATGTCGATGTTTGCCACTGTTTTCTGTGGAATTGTTGATACGCGGACGGGAATCGTGGAATTCAGCAACGCTGGTCATAACCCGCCCGTGATGCTCCGCCGCTCAGGAAATCTGGAGTTTCTCTCCTCGATGGGTTCCCTGCCCATCGCGATCTTTGAAGACAGCCCCTACACCCGGGAAACACTCACTCTCGAGAAAGGCGATGCCATCATTATCTACTCCGATGGCGTCACAGAAGCCATGAACAAGGAGCAGGCGCTTTTTTCGGAGGCAAGACTCCTTTCGTCTCTGCGGGAGGTCAAGGGGAAGCAGTCCGATGAGCTCTTGAAAAAGGTTCTGGCGGACGTCCATGGGTACGCTGCGGGCGCCCCCCAGTCCGATGACATAACCATCCTGGCGTTACAATACCGGGGACCTCAGGACGCTTCGATAGAGGCGGCTGCCGGGACGCATTGA
- a CDS encoding uracil-xanthine permease family protein, which translates to MPRKPSNLVYGVDDIPPLRILLVLAIQHIFFLTAGLITAALIAREIGGTPELVQSIVCMSMIAGGIATILQALNKGPVGSGYLCTEGIDPTFVSCSILAGLTGGISMILGMTVFSGLLECLISRGINRMRILFPPEVTGVVLTMVGLNIVPVMISNFFGISGKEDAVQPANLFVAAATLAGMVGTNVWSKGKLRFYSVIIGMAVGYLAAYLLGVLKASDLERISQSPLLSFPDLSHIGWSFSPLLLVPFISATIASSLKAVATFTMCQKINDSEWKRPDLNNIQRGMLADGLASVFGGLLGGMGQSLYAGSVGLSAATGTTSRIVAFVTGGMFITLAFLPKMAAVFSIMPKPVMGGALVFMVSFMVISGIQIMTSRMMDVRKTFVVGISLMFGISADIFPGLYRNFHPLLEPFFSSSLAVTTLLAISLNLLFRIGIARREVLELEPGVDSSQTIFAFMENQGAAWGARGEVIQKAKMALNEFFESASHLGIAEGKIVAEVFFDEFNLNITIRYQGTPVEFSDVLLEGEALLDDENAFINLSFRIIQQYADRVESEEKDGQCRVLLHFDH; encoded by the coding sequence ATGCCCCGGAAACCTTCGAATCTGGTCTATGGCGTGGACGATATCCCGCCCCTTCGTATCCTCCTCGTCCTTGCCATCCAGCATATTTTTTTCCTTACCGCGGGGCTTATCACCGCCGCTTTGATCGCAAGGGAGATCGGCGGCACTCCGGAACTGGTTCAGAGCATCGTCTGCATGTCCATGATCGCCGGGGGCATAGCCACGATCCTTCAGGCCCTCAATAAAGGTCCTGTGGGGAGCGGCTATCTCTGTACCGAGGGAATCGATCCGACCTTTGTCTCCTGCTCCATCCTGGCGGGACTGACGGGCGGGATCTCCATGATTCTCGGAATGACCGTTTTTTCGGGTCTCCTGGAATGTCTCATCTCGCGGGGCATCAACCGCATGAGGATTCTCTTTCCCCCGGAAGTCACGGGGGTGGTCCTCACCATGGTCGGGCTCAATATCGTCCCCGTGATGATCAGCAATTTCTTCGGCATTTCGGGCAAGGAAGATGCCGTTCAACCCGCGAATCTCTTCGTTGCCGCCGCCACCCTGGCGGGGATGGTGGGGACGAATGTCTGGAGCAAGGGGAAGCTTCGCTTCTATTCCGTGATCATCGGCATGGCCGTAGGTTACCTTGCCGCATACCTGCTGGGTGTTCTGAAAGCATCCGATCTCGAAAGGATCTCCCAGTCCCCTCTCCTGTCCTTTCCCGATCTCTCCCATATCGGCTGGTCCTTCAGCCCCCTCTTGCTTGTGCCGTTCATTTCGGCAACCATCGCCTCGTCGTTGAAAGCGGTGGCGACCTTTACCATGTGCCAGAAGATCAACGATTCGGAATGGAAGAGGCCCGACCTGAATAACATCCAACGGGGGATGCTGGCCGACGGGCTCGCCTCTGTTTTCGGCGGCCTGCTGGGAGGAATGGGGCAATCCCTCTATGCAGGCAGTGTGGGGCTCAGTGCCGCCACGGGAACGACAAGCCGCATCGTCGCCTTTGTGACCGGCGGGATGTTTATCACCCTTGCTTTTCTTCCTAAAATGGCCGCGGTCTTCAGCATCATGCCGAAGCCCGTCATGGGAGGGGCGCTTGTTTTCATGGTGAGTTTCATGGTGATTTCAGGCATCCAGATCATGACCTCCCGCATGATGGACGTTCGGAAGACCTTTGTCGTCGGCATATCGCTCATGTTCGGAATCAGTGCGGACATCTTCCCGGGTCTTTACCGGAATTTTCATCCCCTGCTGGAACCCTTCTTCAGCTCTTCTCTCGCGGTGACGACTCTCCTCGCGATCAGCCTGAATCTGCTCTTCCGCATCGGCATCGCCCGCAGGGAGGTCCTGGAGCTTGAGCCCGGCGTTGATTCTTCACAAACGATCTTCGCCTTCATGGAAAACCAGGGGGCAGCCTGGGGGGCGCGCGGGGAGGTCATTCAGAAGGCGAAGATGGCCCTCAATGAATTCTTCGAGTCTGCCTCTCACCTGGGGATCGCAGAGGGCAAGATCGTTGCGGAAGTTTTCTTCGACGAATTCAATCTGAACATTACGATCCGTTATCAAGGAACTCCCGTCGAATTTTCCGATGTCCTTTTAGAGGGAGAAGCCCTTCTTGATGACGAAAATGCCTTCATCAACCTTTCCTTCCGCATCATCCAGCAGTATGCGGATCGCGTCGAATCGGAAGAAAAGGACGGTCAATGCAGGGTTTTACTCCATTTTGACCATTAG
- a CDS encoding ATP-binding protein, whose amino-acid sequence MPATITLPGVMDSLYDLMAFVASHAREQGFSVERIRDIELAVEEVLVNIIKYAYGNCDHRGSIEIICKPADGRSLVLEIADSGIPFNITSVPDPDVNADINARQIGGLGIYFVKQLMDEVRYRREDGRNKLTLVVHKTVSS is encoded by the coding sequence ATGCCCGCAACGATCACATTGCCAGGAGTCATGGACTCCCTCTACGATCTCATGGCCTTCGTGGCTTCCCATGCCAGAGAACAGGGTTTTTCCGTAGAGCGAATCCGCGATATTGAACTGGCCGTAGAGGAAGTCCTCGTCAACATTATTAAGTATGCCTACGGGAATTGTGATCACCGGGGCAGCATCGAGATCATCTGCAAACCGGCCGATGGGCGAAGCCTTGTTCTTGAGATCGCGGATTCCGGCATCCCCTTCAATATCACATCCGTTCCCGACCCGGATGTGAACGCTGACATCAACGCCCGCCAGATCGGGGGGCTGGGGATTTATTTTGTAAAACAGCTCATGGACGAGGTTCGATACCGACGCGAGGATGGCCGGAACAAATTAACCCTCGTCGTCCATAAAACCGTTTCCTCCTGA
- a CDS encoding STAS domain-containing protein — MEIVTTKEKDTVVVSVKEKIDAVTAPEFEKTLANLMVQGEKTFLLNFSGLDYISSAGLRSILATAKQLKPKGGKILFSGLKGPVKDVFNISGFGTIFKIFETQEDALK, encoded by the coding sequence ATGGAAATTGTGACAACGAAGGAAAAGGACACGGTTGTTGTCTCCGTCAAAGAGAAAATCGACGCTGTTACCGCACCGGAATTTGAAAAGACGCTTGCAAACCTGATGGTCCAGGGCGAGAAGACTTTTCTTCTCAACTTCAGCGGCCTGGACTACATCAGCAGCGCCGGCCTGCGCAGCATTCTGGCCACGGCGAAGCAATTGAAGCCGAAAGGTGGGAAGATCCTCTTTTCCGGACTGAAGGGACCTGTCAAGGATGTGTTCAACATCTCCGGCTTCGGCACCATCTTCAAAATATTTGAAACCCAGGAAGATGCCCTGAAATAG
- a CDS encoding DegT/DnrJ/EryC1/StrS family aminotransferase, with translation MPGFELMGPEELKEVMEVMETGILMRYGFDNERKGVFKVRQFEEEFARYCGAGYALGVTSGSSALKIALTALDVGPGDEVLVPAFTFLATWEAVLEVGAVPVLTDIDETLNMDPADMERKISPYTKAAIPVHMCGSGARIDKVLDVARRHNLLVLEDNAQGCGGSFSGKKLGTFGDMGIFSFDYYKTMTTGEGGMVITNSETLYHRSDEYHDHGHDHNPKVSRAMEGRSILGFNYRMNELQGALGLAQLRKLDTMIAEQRKNKAAIKALLSGVKGVKFRDLPDPQGDTATFLAFNLPDEGAAEKFQQALGAGGVDTVCYKRNAWHYLPNWEHFLSQSTANSKKFPFTNPMNRRTVRYERQDIPQAEDLLGRTLVMGINIRMPEERLATIRQAIEKAADVL, from the coding sequence ATGCCCGGTTTTGAGCTGATGGGTCCGGAAGAACTCAAGGAAGTTATGGAGGTCATGGAAACAGGCATCCTGATGCGATATGGTTTTGACAACGAACGGAAGGGCGTTTTCAAGGTCCGGCAGTTCGAAGAGGAATTTGCCCGCTACTGCGGCGCAGGCTATGCCCTGGGGGTCACGTCCGGCTCCTCGGCCCTCAAGATCGCCCTGACCGCCCTGGATGTCGGACCCGGCGATGAAGTGCTCGTCCCGGCCTTCACCTTTCTGGCGACCTGGGAAGCGGTCCTCGAAGTGGGGGCGGTTCCCGTCCTGACGGATATCGACGAAACCCTGAACATGGACCCCGCCGATATGGAGCGCAAGATCTCCCCCTATACCAAGGCGGCGATTCCGGTGCACATGTGCGGCTCCGGCGCCCGCATCGACAAGGTTCTGGATGTGGCCCGCCGGCACAATCTCCTCGTCCTGGAGGACAATGCCCAGGGATGCGGGGGCTCTTTCTCGGGGAAAAAGCTGGGCACCTTCGGCGACATGGGGATCTTCAGTTTTGATTACTACAAGACCATGACCACCGGCGAAGGCGGCATGGTCATTACGAACAGCGAAACCCTCTATCACCGGTCCGACGAGTATCATGATCACGGCCATGATCACAATCCCAAGGTCAGCCGGGCCATGGAAGGGCGATCGATCCTGGGGTTCAATTACCGGATGAACGAGCTTCAGGGGGCCCTGGGGCTGGCCCAGTTGCGGAAGCTCGATACCATGATCGCCGAGCAGAGAAAAAACAAGGCGGCAATCAAAGCCCTGCTGTCAGGAGTGAAAGGGGTCAAATTCCGGGATCTTCCCGATCCCCAGGGCGATACGGCCACCTTCCTGGCCTTCAACCTGCCCGATGAAGGTGCGGCGGAAAAATTCCAGCAGGCCCTCGGCGCCGGCGGCGTCGATACGGTCTGCTACAAGAGAAACGCCTGGCATTATCTGCCGAACTGGGAGCACTTCCTTTCGCAATCGACGGCCAACTCGAAGAAGTTCCCCTTTACCAATCCCATGAACAGGCGAACGGTGCGCTACGAGCGGCAGGACATCCCGCAGGCGGAGGATCTCCTGGGCCGCACTTTGGTCATGGGGATCAATATCCGGATGCCGGAAGAGCGGCTGGCGACGATTCGTCAGGCGATCGAAAAGGCCGCCGACGTCCTTTAA